From Rutidosis leptorrhynchoides isolate AG116_Rl617_1_P2 chromosome 3, CSIRO_AGI_Rlap_v1, whole genome shotgun sequence, a single genomic window includes:
- the LOC139898955 gene encoding dof zinc finger protein DOF3.6-like: MVFSSVPQYLDHHNWHHQLQQSNNHGSGSVGGSIVENPNLPPTPPPFQHGGAGEGSIRPGSMVDRARLAKLPLPEPGLNCPRCDSTNTKFCYFNNYSLTQPRHFCKTCRRYWTRGGALRNVPVGGGCRRNKRNSKGRGSKSPSRSGPKSLSVSPPRSNSENMTSSQLSHPTSLQLPNFMSSLNQYGSVGGNLSSSLGGFHSQSDQLGNFQVGNNTSSGPNNFNNILSIGGGDQNWRVPFLPGFELPQNTNLFNYQNQGTIGAQSSSMVEGDIRSKINHGIHNPQTEPPVKMEDNRGLNLSRQFLGMLETSNQQAWAGNTWAGFQSVSNSTPTTHFL, translated from the exons ATGGTTTTCTCATCTGTTCCACAATATCTTGATCACCACAATTGGCATCATCAG TTGCAACAATCAAACAATCATGGAAGTGGAAGTGTCGGCGGTAGTATTGTTGAAAACCCTAATCTTCCTCCTACTCCGCCGCCTTTCCAACACGGCGGAGCGGGTGAAGGATCAATTAGACCAGGATCTATGGTGGATCGAGCTCGGTTAGCCAAACTACCCTTGCCTGAGCCCGGTCTAAATTGTCCTCGATGTGATTCGACAAATACAAAGTTTTGCTACTTCAATAATTATAGCCTCACACAACCCCGACACTTTTGTAAGACGTGTAGGCGTTATTGGACTAGAGGAGGTGCACTTAGAAATGTTCCTGTTGGGGGAGGTTGTAGGAGAAACAAAAGAAATAGCAAAGGTAGAGGCTCTAAATCTCCTAGCCGATCGGGCCCTAAATCGCTAAGTGTAAGTCCTCCAAGAAGTAACTCAGAAAATATGACAAGTTCACAACTTTCACATCCAACTTCACTTCAATTACCTAATTTTATGAGTTCTCTTAATCAATATGGAAGTGTTGGTGGAAATCTTAGCTCAAGTCTTGGTGGATTTCATTCACAAAGTGATCAATTGGGGAATTTTCAAGTTGGAAATAATACTAGCTCGGGGCCGAATAATTTCAATAATATTCTATCAATTGGAGGTGGTGATCAGAATTGGAGAGTACCTTTCTTGCCTGGATTTGAGCTACCACAAAACACTAACCTATTTAACTATCAAAACCAAGGTACAATTGGAGCGCAATCGTCTTCGATGGTTGAAGGAGATATTAGATCAAAGATTAATCATGGAATTCATAACCCTCAAACCGAGCCGCCGGTGAAGATGGAAGACAATCGAGGCTTGAATCTATCAAGACAATTTTTAGGTATGTTGGAAACTAGCAATCAACAAGCATGGGCAGGAAACACGTGGGCCGGATTTCAAAGTGTAAGCAATTCTACTCCTACTACACATTTCCTATGA